A single genomic interval of Helianthus annuus cultivar XRQ/B chromosome 13, HanXRQr2.0-SUNRISE, whole genome shotgun sequence harbors:
- the LOC110897378 gene encoding WAT1-related protein At5g07050 has protein sequence MEGKLGCFARFFLTSKPYIAMICLQFGYAGMNIITKVSLNRGMSHYVLVVYRHAFATAAIAPFALYLERNIRPKITFSIFMQMFVLGLLGPVIDQNFYYAGLKLTSPTFSCAMSNMLPAMTFVMAVLCRMEILDMKKVRCQAKVIGTIVTVAGAMLMTLYKGNVVELFWTKHVHTHHVSETTSATSGSSDKDWVFGSILLIIATFAWASFFILQNVTMRKYTAPLSLTCLVCFIGTLQSIAVTLVMDHKPGTWTIGWDMNLLAAAYAGIVSSSIAYYVQGLVMEKRGPVFVTAFSPLMMIIVAIMGSFILAEKIYMGGVMGAILIVIGLYAVLWGKYKEHKEKELAEEILDPVKANSGNNNNMNMMITDSVEVNDLEMQKNEMFKSSVPTIAINAAMPTPPMIAVETPRV, from the exons ATGGAAGGGAAGCTAGGATGTTTTGCAAGGTTTTTCCTGACCTCGAAGCCGTATATCGCAATGATTTGCTTACAGTTTGGATATGCCGGGATGAATATTATTACCAAAGTGTCGTTGAATCGTGGTATGAGTCACTATGTCCTCGTTGTTTATCGCCATGCGTTTGCGACAGCCGCTATCGCACCTTTCGCCCTTTACCTAGAGag GAATATTAGgccaaaaatcacgttttcaaTATTCATGCAAATGTTTGTGTTGGGACTTCTTGGACCGGTGATAGACCAGAACTTCTATTATGCTGGATTGAAGTTAACATCTCCCACTTTTTCATGTGCTATGAGCAACATGCTACCGGCAATGACCTTCGTTATGGCCGTCCTCTGCAG GATGGAGATATTGGACATGAAGAAGGTTAGATGTCAAGCAAAGGTGATTGGAACCATAGTGACAGTTGCAGGAGCCATGTTGATGACACTTTACAAGGGTAATGTGGTTGAGTTGTTTTGGACCAAACATGTTCACACTCACCATGTTTCCGAGACAACTTCTGCAACATCAGGATCTTCTGACAAAGATTGGGTTTTTGGGTCCATTCTTCTTATCATTGCTACTTTTGCATGGGCTTCTTTTTTCATCCTACAG AATGTGACTATGAGGAAATACACTGCACCTCTTTCTCTCACCTGTTTGGTATGCTTTATTGGGACTTTACAGTCCATTGCTGTTACTTTGGTGATGGATCACAAGCCTGGTACTTGGACTATTGGCTGGGATATGAACCTTCTTGCTGCTGCCTATGCT GGGATTGTGTCATCAAGCATTGCATACTATGTACAAGGTCTAGTAATGGAAAAGAGAGGGCCAGTTTTTGTGACTGCTTTTAGTCCACTAATGATGATCATTGTTGCAATCATGGGTTCTTTTATTTTGGCTGAAAAGATCTACATGGGAGG TGTGATGGGCGCGATACTCATAGTGATCGGATTGTACGCGGTTTTATGGGGAAAATACAAGGAGCACAAGGAGAAAGAGTTAGCTGAAGAGATCCTCGATCCCGTTAAAGCTAATTcaggaaacaacaacaacatgaACATGATGATAACCGACAGTGTTGAAGTAAACGATCTTGAGATGCAAAAGAACGAGATGTTCAAATCATCTGTCCCAACGATCGCAATCAATGCCGCAATGCCAACACCACCAATGATAGCTGTGGAAACACCAAGAGTGTAA